Genomic segment of Levilactobacillus namurensis:
GGTTAATCGTCAATAATTTCTTAGTGACATCTTCACCAACCGCGTGCTTAATTAAGGTACTGTTTTTCCAATTAAATAGCATGCGCCGCTTATCATCTAAACTTTCCAAACTAATATAAGTTTTCAGTTCATGGCTTAACTCTTTAACTACCCGTTTTTCATTAAACGAGAAGTGTTTACTTAGGCTATCTAAATGACCTCTATTGATTACTTTTTCTTGGTTATTTTTATAACTGGCTTTGGCCTTGCGATAGTCCTTAACTTGTTGGTTAAATTCTTTTCTTTCATGCCGCTTACTATTGATTCCCTCATGTTGAGTTGGAACTTCATCTATTCCTTGATTTTCAAAGGATTTTTCGCTGATCCGATCGGGAATATTTTTTTGCTCTAAAACTTGATTTACACTAACCGCCCAATTGTGCCGCCATTGATTGATTTTTTCTTTTTTATCCCAATCAACCAACCAAATTTTTCGGTTTCTTACATTCCCTGCAGGAGTCTTAGTTTTATTACCATTACTATCTAAAATGTATTCGGTTTTTGTTTTCTGTCCCCAAGTACCATCGGGGTTAAATGGGCGATTGGTTAACATCACATGAGCGTGCGGATTATCTGGGTGGTCGCGATGAATTGCCACGTCGGCTACCATGCCCTCATCAACAAAATTTTCTTGCACATATTTTGTCAGTAATTCTTTCTGTTCGGATTCACTTAATTCTACCGGTAAAGCCACGTTAAACTCTTTTGCATACCGTGAGTTTGATTTACGATCTTTCTTTTCAACTTCATTCCACAACTGCTCTCGATCACTGGCCCATTCTTGTGCATTTTTTGGCGTCAAAATAAAGCTTTCTGGCATAACCGAGCGGGCATAAAAATAGTGGCGACCTTCCTTATCATCAAATAGCTTTTCACCACTTCGATAAGCGGCACTGGCAATCGCACTTCGTCCTTTACCAGCACTAATATTACTAAAACTCATGTGAAAAATTGCCATGTCGGTCACCACCTTTCTTTGGGTTTATGGGTTTTATTTTGTTGTCGCCATCGGCGACTTCTAATACAGGTTTTAATGGGTTTAGCACAACGTCATCAAAGATGACGTATAAGTGCGCATTGACCTCGTTTTACTCGGTCTTCTGATTCTCTTAACTTTAATTTAGTGTATGCCTTCCGCTTCGCTATTTCAAATTTTATACTTTGACTTAACGTTTCCTATATGATATAGTTTCGGTGATTATTTCTAATATGATTGGAGGGATCGTTATGTCTCAAAGTAACTTAGAAAAACAAGAAGCTAAATTAAAAGCCCTTAATCAAAAAATTAAGGACGAAAAAAATAAGATTGAACAACGGCTAGGTAAACAAATCATCAGTCAAGCCAATTTAGATTATGCAACACTGACCACTCCACAGATTAAAATGATTGCTAAAAAAGTTGCCGCCTTTTTAAATCAAGCTCAAAATAACCAATAATAGTTAGGTGGTAATGACTATGCCTAATCAATATGAAAAATTAGTTGAGCAACAAGCGCGTTTAAAACAAAAAATTGATCGGGAAGATTTTAAATTACGACAATCTGAATACTATGAAAATCGGCAAGCTCGCAAAGCCCGTTCTCGCCGATTAATTCAAAAAGGGGCTTTATTAGAAAAGTACTTTCAAGCTAATAACCTCTCGGTCGAACAAACCGAAGAACTTTTAAAAACATTTGCTGACTATGTTAACACCCATAAACCGGATAAATTAAAAAACGATCAACCTAATAACTAGGCCGATCGTTTTTATTTTCAGAATTATTTTTTGGCTTAATTTCTGGATTGTTTTTAGCAAAGTCTTTTAACTGTTTTTGAATTCTTTGTGTAAGCTCTGCTTTACTTTCTTTGTGCTTCCTTTTACTTGATCGCTGTTGAATTATCTTTTGATCTTTACCTCTTCTTTTTGATTTTAGGGCAAGCGTAAAATCTGAAATTTTATTTTGATCTAACTTACTTAAATGACCGATTTCTTTAAAGTTTAAACCGGCTTTGGGAAAGCGATAAATATTACCAAGATCGACCCAGGAAGGTTTCTTCAACCCAGCGGATTGCCAATCTTGAATCGGATAATATTGTTGCTTGATATAAGCCGACTTCTTTTCATACTGACTAGTAATTTTAAAAGCCTCGACCGTCTGTTCTGATACCCGACGAATTAAAACTGGCCGAGACTTGCCACCGTTAGTTTCTACAAAACTAACGTATAGGCTGACTAAGTCATTAGTCCTCATCTGGATCGTTGAGCCAATCAGCGACCTCTTTAGCGTCTTTGAACTCGGTGACTGGTGTCCCTTCGGTCGCCTTTAAAAAGCGTAAATTAGCTCTTTCTTCTTCGCTTAAAGACGCATTAAAAGGTAAAGCACCATTAGCAACAATCCGCTTGTAAAACATGTTAATGGCCGTGGTTGGATTTAAGCCCAATTCGCTTAAAATTGCTTCGGTATCATCGGCCAAATCTTTATCAATCTTGACTTGGACCCGTTTCTTTTCCTTAACTGCCATGATTGTCTCATCTCCTTTCTTTTACTACTACCATTATACTACCTTTTGAGTACCTTATCAATAGATAAAGCCCTGGCTTCAAATCACTTGAGCTTGGCGTTGATCTAAAGGCTGAACTTTTGAGCTGGTTAGCCTGGTTAGCTCTGGCGCTCATTTAAAAGCCCCTATTATTCTGTTTAAGCCATTTAAATCTAACTTAAGTATAAAGAGGTTAGTAAGTCTTAAAATCGCTTATAAAGGATTTTGTAGCCTTTTAGGACTAGTAGTACAAACCACTGTTATCGTTGTCGGCCGACTTTTCTTCTTCGGGGT
This window contains:
- a CDS encoding type II toxin-antitoxin system RelB/DinJ family antitoxin, whose protein sequence is MAVKEKKRVQVKIDKDLADDTEAILSELGLNPTTAINMFYKRIVANGALPFNASLSEEERANLRFLKATEGTPVTEFKDAKEVADWLNDPDED